The sequence TGCTGGACTTGGGCTGTTGTATCTGAAGTATAGTCGTGACGATGAAAGCCAGGCGGATCGCCTCGGATTTCGCTATATGGTGCGGGATGGTAATGACCCACGGCAAATGATCCATGTCTTTGATATGCTGAGTCGCGTCAGTCAGACAGGTGATAGCGGAAGTCCGCCTGAATGGTTGTCAACGCATCCAGATCCCGGGAACCGAAGCGTGGCTTTCCAGAAAGAAATTGATACGCTTTCGTTGAACCTGAGTCAGCTATCGGTGAATCAGAACAGCTATCTAGATCGTATCAACGGCATGATTTTCGGTCAAAATCCGCGCGACGGGTTCTTCCGCGAAAACCGCTTCTACCATCCCGAAATGGAGTTTCAATTTGAATTCCCCTCCGATTGGCAGACCGTGAATCAGAAAGAGGCCGTTGCTGGGCTGAGCAGTGATCAGAATGCAATTGTGCAAATCACGATTGCGCAGGGAACCTCCAGTGACGACGCGGCCAAACAATTCTTGGGACAGCAGGGGCTACAATCTGAGCGAATCGAGACGGGCAATGTCAACGGTTTGCAGACTGCTTCAGTGCAGTTTCGGGCGCAGACTGATCAGGGAGTGTTGCGCGGCAAAGCTACGTTTGTCACATATAAGGGATATACGTACCAATTACTCGGCTATGCCCCCGAGGAAGTCTGGGCGAAGTACCAAAGTATCATCGTCAGTTCTTTGGGAAGTTTCCAGCGCTTGACTGATGAGAGCATACTTCGGATGCAGCCGAGGCATCTCAAGATTATCACGCTTGATCGAGGGGCAAGTTTGAGCCAACTGGCGACACAGGCGAATTCGCCCCTGTCACTTGAGGACTTGGCCATCATCAATCAGACAGAGATAAATGCCGGCTTCAAGGCTGGTGACCGTGTCAAGATGGTGGTCGGCGAATAGGTTGACGCGGAGTAATGGTGAAAGTCTGGACCTTATGGTCCTGTCGGAGAACTTTGTTGATATGCCTAGCTTCCAAGGACTGTTAGCATACATTGACTCTGTTGCGGTGGGGTACCCGCTTTGTCGCCGCATACGGGCGCCAGAGCGGGACCACTTAAAAACTTGGCGTACCAGGCTAAGTTACAACCAGGGAAATAACCAAGTTTTCATCGGTAGCGTGGTCGGCCTTCAGAGCTTGACTAATAAAGGAATAGGCAAATAGGAGACAAATTCATGTCAACAATAATAAAACGATCAGGTTGGGAAGAAGAGTTTAGCAAAAGAAAAATCAATAATTCGATGGTGAATGCTGGAATTACAAATGTGACCGCCGAAGCGGTTTCAAAAAGTATTCATTACCGTGAGGGTATGACTACGGCGCAGGTCAGGGATCGGGGTTATAGGCGGTATTAAAAATCGGGAGCCGCAAGCGCCATAAAATTTGAATCGCATCCGAGAAAAGTGCACATGACTTGATGCGATACCTACAAAGAAGGTAGATTGAGCAGGTAACAGTATGAAAACAGACCGAAGGAAGACGTTTGAGGAAGATACATTTCCTCATCTTGAAGCACTCAGAAGAACTGCGTTGTGGCTAACCATTCATGATAGTATTGCTGAAGATCTGGTATTGAATACTATGGCACGTGCTTATGATAAGTGGTCTTACACTTATGATTTAGTCAGCAATAAGACACGGCTATTCAAGGTACTCACAAGAGAGTTCCTTGGTTTTGGAAAAGAAAGACAAAAGTGGTATCATTCAGGCCAATATCTGTCAGAGAACATCAGTGTAACTTCTGATCCCGAGGCGGGCAATCCGCGAAACAGTATCTCAGTAATTGAGCAGTTGGAACAGCGACTGGCGAACGGATTCTCAGAGAAATTCGTAAGGCATATTATTGTCCGTCTCAGACCGCAGTCCCGCCTAATATTGTCGCTTTTGTATATTGGGGAATTCTCATATGCGGATATTGCATTCATAACGGATATCTCAAGGAACTCAGTGCGGGCGATACTTGCCAGAGTTCGCAAATTGATTCCAGAATATATGCTTGAATATGCAGAGTGTTTAGACAAGAAAGCCAAAAAACAACCGGCTTTTATGTGGCATGGTGTCGAATCAAACGTCGAAAATACGAATGTCCTCTCAAAACGGCCAATTTTATTCTTTCTTAAAGATACGACAGACGCCGCATTTGCCAAATTGAAAAATAATATCTATTAGATCATTTTCATCTGTTCCAAATGCCATTATTGCGCAGCTGAAATCGTCATAATTTCCGGGATTATTTTCAGCAAGCATTTGACCTATTTCTGATTCCATTTCCCCGAGATGAATTTCCTTAAAGAACTCTCTATTGCAGACGCTTGCTGTCAATTAATCTTAAAAACAGCGACCTCTCATCAATCTTGAAGAATTCATCGAATATAATATAATTGCATTCATTACAGGTCAATAACCATAATGGGGCCCTTAAACGATCTTCGCAACTTTTTAATGTTTGATTATTTTTCAGCTGTTATTCAAATAAAAAGCGACCCCAATATCACTCTCAGCAAACTTTTGTGGAATTTGAGTTCAGGATAGAAACCACATA is a genomic window of Candidatus Zixiibacteriota bacterium containing:
- a CDS encoding M48 family metalloprotease produces the protein MKILRIQSTGVVHHFIALTSTWFALIALMVCLGITGCAANLATGERHLNLISESQEIAMGQQADSQIVASLGLYPDTALQRYVQELGAALAKTSERPNLPWTFRVVDDPVVNAFALPGGFIYVTRGLMTYVKNEAELSGVIGHEIGHVTAQHSVHRMSSQQVTQLGVTAGMMIEPKLQRYGQYINAGLGLLYLKYSRDDESQADRLGFRYMVRDGNDPRQMIHVFDMLSRVSQTGDSGSPPEWLSTHPDPGNRSVAFQKEIDTLSLNLSQLSVNQNSYLDRINGMIFGQNPRDGFFRENRFYHPEMEFQFEFPSDWQTVNQKEAVAGLSSDQNAIVQITIAQGTSSDDAAKQFLGQQGLQSERIETGNVNGLQTASVQFRAQTDQGVLRGKATFVTYKGYTYQLLGYAPEEVWAKYQSIIVSSLGSFQRLTDESILRMQPRHLKIITLDRGASLSQLATQANSPLSLEDLAIINQTEINAGFKAGDRVKMVVGE
- a CDS encoding sigma-70 family RNA polymerase sigma factor, whose translation is MKTDRRKTFEEDTFPHLEALRRTALWLTIHDSIAEDLVLNTMARAYDKWSYTYDLVSNKTRLFKVLTREFLGFGKERQKWYHSGQYLSENISVTSDPEAGNPRNSISVIEQLEQRLANGFSEKFVRHIIVRLRPQSRLILSLLYIGEFSYADIAFITDISRNSVRAILARVRKLIPEYMLEYAECLDKKAKKQPAFMWHGVESNVENTNVLSKRPILFFLKDTTDAAFAKLKNNIY